The proteins below are encoded in one region of Rhodopirellula islandica:
- a CDS encoding nitroreductase family protein gives MQVKDAIYQRRSTKAFDPAHKLTDAEEKELLEATIQSPTSFNIQHWRFVILRDPELRAKIRKEHGNDQSQITDASLLVLFTGDTKAWEKAPSRYWVNVPTDISEMIVNWMGEFHQGREWLQRDEAQRSIGMAMQTMMLAAQGMGYQSCPMIGFDIEAVAKLIHLPDDHVMGPMVAIGKGTKEPWPKPGQLSLEELVVENGFPPNA, from the coding sequence ATGCAAGTCAAAGACGCCATCTACCAACGCCGATCCACCAAGGCATTCGATCCAGCCCACAAACTCACCGATGCGGAAGAGAAGGAGCTGCTCGAAGCCACAATCCAGTCCCCAACCAGTTTCAACATCCAGCACTGGCGGTTCGTGATCCTGCGCGATCCAGAACTGCGGGCGAAGATTCGCAAGGAACACGGGAACGACCAGTCACAAATCACGGACGCATCGTTGTTGGTGCTGTTCACCGGGGACACCAAAGCCTGGGAAAAAGCCCCTTCTCGCTACTGGGTGAATGTCCCCACTGACATCTCCGAGATGATCGTCAACTGGATGGGTGAATTCCATCAAGGCCGCGAGTGGCTTCAGCGTGACGAAGCCCAACGCTCGATCGGCATGGCAATGCAAACGATGATGCTGGCGGCCCAAGGCATGGGGTATCAATCATGCCCGATGATCGGCTTTGATATCGAAGCGGTCGCCAAACTGATCCACCTTCCCGACGATCACGTGATGGGCCCCATGGTCGCGATCGGCAAAGGCACCAAAGAACCTTGGCCGAAACCAGGACAACTCAGCCTGGAAGAGCTGGTCGTAGAAAACGGCTTTCCACCCAACGCATGA
- a CDS encoding TMEM14 family protein, whose protein sequence is MDFPAIVTAIFGAFVVFGGVMGYVKAKSKASLIAGGITGGLLLLSAFLMARGITAGAILGIVVSLLLIGQFGPSLAKKFKVMPNLLVVILGLITLGTLVFSFFR, encoded by the coding sequence GTGGACTTTCCTGCAATCGTGACAGCCATCTTCGGAGCTTTTGTCGTCTTTGGAGGAGTGATGGGCTATGTCAAAGCGAAAAGCAAAGCTTCGTTGATCGCAGGCGGCATCACGGGGGGGCTCCTCCTGCTGTCAGCGTTCCTGATGGCCCGAGGCATCACAGCCGGGGCAATCTTAGGGATCGTTGTATCGCTCCTGTTGATCGGTCAGTTTGGGCCTTCGCTTGCGAAGAAGTTCAAAGTGATGCCCAACCTGTTGGTGGTCATCCTTGGACTGATCACCCTCGGCACCTTGGTTTTCAGTTTCTTCCGGTAG